The following are encoded together in the Osmerus eperlanus chromosome 18, fOsmEpe2.1, whole genome shotgun sequence genome:
- the mzt2b gene encoding mitotic-spindle organizing protein 2 isoform X3, whose amino-acid sequence MSHSQPSGPLPSAPDSPALGVTVSGNVQKYAIKKKKILNAEESELFELTQAAGISIDQEVFKIIVDLLKMNVAPQAVFQTLKAMCAGQRVADISLGDSSSASHTTTANTATPSEPRVRSKAGVAHGDKTSRDREGSSQRLQRQASATRGQKTTKSSASSSSSSQMTSN is encoded by the exons GGACTCCCCTGCTTTGGGAGTCACAGTTAGCGGAAACGTCCAGAAGTATGCCATTAAAAAGAAGAAGATTCTCAACGCGGAGGAGAGTGAGCTGTTTGAGCTGACACAGGCTGCAGGCATCTCCATTGATCAAGAAGTCTTCAA GATCATTGTAGACCTCTTGAAGATGAACGTTGCTCCCCAAGCCGTCTTCCAGACGCTGAAAGCCATGTGCGCAGGTCAGAGGGTAGCTGACATCTCACTAGGagactcctcctctgcctctcacaCGACCACCGCCAACACAGCAACTCCGTCAGAACCCCGAG TGCGCAGCAAAGCAGGCGTGGCTCACGGTGACAAGaccagcagagacagagagggttccAGCCAGCGGCTGCAACGACAGGCCAgcgccaccagggggcagaagACCACAAAGAGTTCAGCaagcagcagctcctcctcacAGATGACCTCCAACTAG
- the mzt2b gene encoding mitotic-spindle organizing protein 2 isoform X2, translating into MSHSQPSGPLPSAPDSPALGVTVSGNVQKYAIKKKKILNAEESELFELTQAAGISIDQEVFKIIVDLLKMNVAPQAVFQTLKAMCAGQRVADISLGDSSSASHTTTANTATPSEPRDDTVVSVKSSRPPAPPPSSSGPRASRGNTKIGVHGPQEASSSHPQVRSKAGVAHGDKTSRDREGSSQRLQRQASATRGQKTTKSSASSSSSSQMTSN; encoded by the exons GGACTCCCCTGCTTTGGGAGTCACAGTTAGCGGAAACGTCCAGAAGTATGCCATTAAAAAGAAGAAGATTCTCAACGCGGAGGAGAGTGAGCTGTTTGAGCTGACACAGGCTGCAGGCATCTCCATTGATCAAGAAGTCTTCAA GATCATTGTAGACCTCTTGAAGATGAACGTTGCTCCCCAAGCCGTCTTCCAGACGCTGAAAGCCATGTGCGCAGGTCAGAGGGTAGCTGACATCTCACTAGGagactcctcctctgcctctcacaCGACCACCGCCAACACAGCAACTCCGTCAGAACCCCGAG ATGACACTGTAGTGTCAGTCAAGAGCAGTAGGCCcccggctcctcccccctccagctcgGGCCCCAGAGCCTCCCGGGGCAACACTAAGATCGGGGTCCACGGCCCCCAAGAAGCTAGCTCTTCACACCCTCAAG TGCGCAGCAAAGCAGGCGTGGCTCACGGTGACAAGaccagcagagacagagagggttccAGCCAGCGGCTGCAACGACAGGCCAgcgccaccagggggcagaagACCACAAAGAGTTCAGCaagcagcagctcctcctcacAGATGACCTCCAACTAG
- the mzt2b gene encoding mitotic-spindle organizing protein 2 isoform X1: MSHSQPSGPLPSAPDSPALGVTVSGNVQKYAIKKKKILNAEESELFELTQAAGISIDQEVFKIIVDLLKMNVAPQAVFQTLKAMCAGQRVADISLGDSSSASHTTTANTATPSEPREDDTVVSVKSSRPPAPPPSSSGPRASRGNTKIGVHGPQEASSSHPQVRSKAGVAHGDKTSRDREGSSQRLQRQASATRGQKTTKSSASSSSSSQMTSN; the protein is encoded by the exons GGACTCCCCTGCTTTGGGAGTCACAGTTAGCGGAAACGTCCAGAAGTATGCCATTAAAAAGAAGAAGATTCTCAACGCGGAGGAGAGTGAGCTGTTTGAGCTGACACAGGCTGCAGGCATCTCCATTGATCAAGAAGTCTTCAA GATCATTGTAGACCTCTTGAAGATGAACGTTGCTCCCCAAGCCGTCTTCCAGACGCTGAAAGCCATGTGCGCAGGTCAGAGGGTAGCTGACATCTCACTAGGagactcctcctctgcctctcacaCGACCACCGCCAACACAGCAACTCCGTCAGAACCCCGAG AAGATGACACTGTAGTGTCAGTCAAGAGCAGTAGGCCcccggctcctcccccctccagctcgGGCCCCAGAGCCTCCCGGGGCAACACTAAGATCGGGGTCCACGGCCCCCAAGAAGCTAGCTCTTCACACCCTCAAG TGCGCAGCAAAGCAGGCGTGGCTCACGGTGACAAGaccagcagagacagagagggttccAGCCAGCGGCTGCAACGACAGGCCAgcgccaccagggggcagaagACCACAAAGAGTTCAGCaagcagcagctcctcctcacAGATGACCTCCAACTAG